In one Solanum lycopersicum chromosome 11, SLM_r2.1 genomic region, the following are encoded:
- the LOC104644810 gene encoding NDR1/HIN1-like protein 10 isoform X1: protein MNDPNRPVTGYPAAGAPPPNPNGYGGAAQQQPPIGTGYPYAAPPPGSAVYYQNNPYYQPNHYDAQRNTLLRRVIGMAIACMVIAGTFVFILWLIFRPRIPEFRVDSLSVSNLNLTNSLISGKWDLRFTVRNPNKKMTLYYDDVAAAVFYDDVSLSDTTVPPFFQEKRAETARQASFATAGAYVNNRAFDQMNKERSQKGAIGFNVRIVARVRFRSGAWRARRRFIRVYCKDLSVGVGSNNSSGTLLGGARQCRVGL from the coding sequence ATGAACGACCCAAATCGGCCAGTTACCGGTTACCCTGCCGCCGGAGCACCGCCGCCAAACCCTAATGGTTACGGAGGTGCTGCTCAGCAGCAACCACCGATAGGCACCGGTTACCCATATGCAGCACCGCCACCTGGCTCCGCGGTGTACTATCAAAACAACCCGTACTACCAACCTAATCACTACGATGCCCAACGCAACACCTTGCTCCGCCGAGTGATCGGTATGGCTATAGCTTGTATGGTCATCGCTGGTACCTTTGTTTTCATTCTCTGGCTGATATTTCGTCCTCGAATCCCCGAGTTCAGAGTTGATTCACTGTCTGTATCGAATCTTAATCTGACTAATTCGCTGATTTCTGGTAAATGGGACCTTCGTTTTACTGTGAGAAACCCAAATAAGAAGATGACCCTTTACTATGATGACGTCGCCGCTGCAGTTTTCTATGATGACGTGTCGCTTTCCGATACAACGGTTCCGCCTTTCTTTCAAGAGAAGAGGGCTGAGACGGCCCGGCAAGCAAGTTTTGCTACTGCGGGCGCTTACGTGAATAATCGGGCTTTTGATCAGATGAACAAAGAAAGGTCGCAAAAAGGTGCAATTGGGTTTAATGTGAGGATCGTGgctagggttaggtttaggtcTGGGGCTTGGAGAGCGAGGAGGAGGTTTATAAGGGTGTACTGTAAGGATTTGTCAGTGGGGGTTGGGTCGAACAATTCATCGGGTACCTTGCTTGGTGGTGCACGACAGTGCCGGGTTGGCCTCTGA
- the LOC101247695 gene encoding methyl-CpG-binding domain-containing protein 11-like — MENKDVAVEKTDAGPIELPAPPGWKKRFTPGKSSTPRRYAIVFVSPDGDEIKNKKQLDKYLKSHPGGPPASEFNWGTGDTPRRSSRLGGKSEAMETPESDTPSTKRQRKSSSKKEAKEDGSERKAEGATEKETKANDEPALPDAEDLEAQDVEMASKNLTDGDNTKDEKEKTNDGEIVPKEPLASEDKMEIVHEKEETKDEKEKTDDGEIVPKEPLASEDKMEIVQEKEETKDEEEKTNDGEIVPEEPSESEDKMEIVQEKEEILDEGNIEKMKNREAEDKPLDNSLKTDNKTLPLNVLEENKIESKPAGTDASSLSVEHSKSTSGSQEEIAEEAPAAEDALDALEENKIESKPAGADASSHSAELSKATSVSQEEAPAAADPLVQNSNDGKVHENEQIVREIPIEEINGTESAAACVNNSVQQEATVINQATSS, encoded by the exons ATGGAGAACAAAGATGTCGCCGTGGAGAAAACCGACGCCGGTCCGATCGAATTACCTGCTCCTCCTGGCTGGAAGAAGAGA TTCACTCCGGGAAAGAGCAGTACCCCTAGAAGGTATGCTATTGTATTTGTTTCACCTGACGGCGACGAAATTAAGAACAAGAAGCAATTAGACAAGTATCTGAAATCTCATCCAGGAGGACCTCCTGCCTCTGAATTTAATTGGGGTACAG GTGACACTCCTAGACGATCAAGTAGATTGGGTGGAAAATCTGAAGCAATGGAGACACCAGAAAGTGATACTCCCAGTACGAAGAGACAAAGGAAATCAAGTTCCAAAAAAGAAGCCAAGGAAGATGGTAGCGAGCGAAAAGCTGAGGGTGCTACTGAGAAAGAAACTAAGGCAAATGATGAACCTGCTTTGCCTGATGCAGAGGATCTGGAAGCCCAAGATGTAGAGATGGCATCTAAGAATCTCACTGATGGAGATAACACAAAGGATGAGAAGGAGAAGACCAATGATGGCGAGATTGTCCCCAAGGAGCCTCTGGCAAGTGAAGATAAGATGGAAATTGTgcatgaaaaagaagaaacaaaggaTGAGAAGGAGAAGACTGATGATGGTGAGATTGTCCCCAAGGAGCCTCTGGCAAGTGAAGATAAGATGGAAATTGtgcaagaaaaagaagaaacaaaggaTGAGGAGGAGAAGACCAATGATGGTGAGATTGTCCCTGAGGAGCCATCGGAAAGTGAAGATAAGATGGAAATTGtgcaagaaaaagaagaaatattggATGAGGGAAACattgagaaaatgaaaaatcgAGAAGCGGAAGATAAGCCTCTGGATAACAGCCTTAAGACTGACAATAAAACACTACCGTTGAATGTGTTGGAAGAAAATAAGATTGAGAGTAAACCAGCTGGGACAGATGCCTCATCTCTTTCTGTTGAACACAGCAAGTCAACCTCAGGTAGCCAAGAAGAAATTGCAGAAGAAGCTCCTGCAGCTGAAGATGCACTGGATGCGCTTgaggaaaataaaatagagagtAAACCAGCTGGGGCAGATGCCTCATCTCATTCTGCAGAACTCAGCAAGGCAACCTCAGTTAGCCAAGAAGAAGCTCCAGCCGCTGCAGATCCACTGGTTCAGAATTCTAATGATGGTAAAGTACACGAAAATGAGCAGATTGTCAGGGAGATTCCAATTGAGGAGATCAATGGTACAGAATCCGCTGCAGCATGTGTTAACAATTCTGTGCAGCAAGAAGCCACCGTAATCAACCAAGCCACCTCAAGTTAA
- the LOC104644810 gene encoding NDR1/HIN1-like protein 2 isoform X2, which produces MKLVKLMNDPVTGYPAAGALPQNTDGYGGAAYQQPPRDTAYPCEAPPPASAVYNQPNIHDPIRKAPMLQVLGVYAIAVIGISIIYIFVYILDDREPVFRVDSLSVSNLNLTNSLISGKWDLRFIVKNPTKEMAIFYNDIAAAVFYDDASLSDTTVPPLFQVDTTQTARQVSFATAGAYMDNQAFDKMNKERSQKGAIGFNVRIVAGFRVSSGVYWNRMRTFVMVYCKDLSVGVGSNNSSGTLLGGARQCQVEL; this is translated from the exons ATGAAACT TGTAAAACTTATGAACGACCCAGTTACGGGTTACCCTGCCGCTGGAGCACTACCGCAAAACACTGACGGTTATGGAGGTGCTGCTTACCAACAACCACCGAGAGACACAGCTTACCCATGTGAAGCACCGCCACCTGCCTCCGCGGTGTACAACCAACCTAATATCCACGATCCCATACGCAAAGCCCCCATGCTTCAAGTGCTCGGTGTGTATGCTATTGCGGTCATCGGcatttcaattatttatattttcgtTTATATACTTGATGATAGAGAGCCCGTGTTCAGAGTTGATTCACTGTCAGTGTCGAATCTTAATCTCACCAATTCGCTGATTTCTGGTAAATGGGACCTTCGTTTTATTGTGAAAAATCCGACCAAGGAGATGGCCATTTTCTATAATGATATCGCTGCTGCGGTTTTCTATGATGATGCGTCGCTTTCCGATACAACGGTTCCGCCTCTTTTTCAGGTGGATACGACTCAGACGGCCCGGCAAGTGAGTTTTGCTACTGCTGGCGCATACATGGATAATCAGGCTTTTGATAAGATGAACAAAGAAAGGTCGCAAAAAGGTGCAATTGGGTTCAATGTGAGGATAGTGGCTGGGTTTAGGGTTAGTTCTGGGGTTTATTGGAATCGGATGAGGACGTTTGTAATGGTCTATTGTAAGGATTTGTCAGTCGGGGTTGGTTCGAATAATTCATCGGGCACCTTGCTTGGTGGTGCGCGACAGTGCCAGGTTGAACTCTGA
- the LOC104644809 gene encoding uncharacterized protein, translating into MTIIGVAYAGAIIFILLSALDDGNPEFRVDSLSVSNLNHTNSLISGKWDLRFTVTNPSKKIIYYNDITTTVLYDDVSLSDTTVPPFFQVKKTETARQASFVTAGAYMDDQAFDKMNKERCNRVQYEGGRWGVRGVFVSLSCRVSTKTTSEASADVAVSSRNNFVGFFNE; encoded by the exons ATGACTATAATTGGTGTAGCCTACGCCGGTGCAATTATATTTATTCTCTTGAGTGCACTTGATGATGGAAACCCCGAGTTCAGAGTTGATTCACTGTCAGTATCGAATCTTAATCACACCAATTCGCTGATTTCTGGTAAATGGGACCTTCGTTTTACTGTGACAAATCCATCTAAGAAGATCATTTACTATAACGATATCACCACTACGGTTCTCTATGATGATGTGTCGCTTTCCGATACAACAGTTCCGCCTTTCTTTCAGGTTAAGAAGACTGAGACGGCCCGGCAAGCAAGTTTTGTTACTGCGGGCGCATATATGGATGATCAGGCTTTTGATAAGATGAACAAAGAAAGGTGCAATCGGGTTCAATATGAGGGTGGTCGCTGGG GGGTACGCGGTGTTTTTGTCAGTCTTAGTTGCCGCGTCTCTACCAAAACGACTTCAGAGGCTTCTGCTGATGTTGCTGTTTCATCTAGGAATAACTTTGTAGGTTTCTTCAATGAGTAA
- the LOC101246793 gene encoding ubiquitin-like modifier-activating enzyme atg7 gives MADTGKGTILQFAPFQSFVDEGFWHKLSSFKLNKLRLDESPIPITGFYAPCSHPQVSNHLTLLAESLPADSDEESSSLLASQGNRNRCPVPGILLNTNTLESFYALDKQSLLKAEAKKIWDDIYSGKVEEDSSVLLRFLVISFADLKKWSFHYWFAFPALVLDPPATLVNLKPASQCFTSVEAESVSSACNEWRSKSSTADIPFFLVSIGSNSVATLRHLREWETCQNNGQKILFGFYDPCHLPHNPGWPLRNYLAYFCSRWGLGKIHFFCYRENRGFADLGLSLVGEAEISLSQGGRNHQNMPNVVGWELNKGKKGLRCISLAKTMDPTRLAVSAADLNLKLMRWRTLPSLNLEMLASTRCLLLGAGTLGCQVARMLMAWGVRKITLVDSGKVSMSNPIRQSLYALDDCLNGGKFKAVAAVESLKRIFPAVEAEGVVMAIPMPGHPVSSQEESNILQDCRHLSDLINSHDAIFLLTDTRESRWLPSLLCASANKITITAALGFDSFLVMRHGAGPLDALHNSQAETSNKLSASMENLSLSNQKESVRLGCYFCNDVVAPIDSTANRTLDQQCTVTRPGLAPIASALAVELLVGVLHHPSGICAKAEFANSNDNGSTEQPLGILPHQIRGSISQFSQMTLVGHASTCCTACCSTVVSEYRTKGMDFILQAINHPTYLEDLTGLTELMKSAGSYTLDWDNDSENDDNDDDDDCVEI, from the exons GCTTTTATGCACCTTGCTCGCATCCTCAAGTATCAAATCACTTGACTCTCCTGGCTGAATCTTTGCCTGCTGATTCCGATGAAGAATCATCGTCTCTTCTAGCTAGTCAGGGGAATAGAAATAGGTGTCCTGTTCCTGGCATTCTTCTCAACACAAACACGTTAGAAAGTTTCTATGCGCTTGATAAGCAGAGCCTACTTAAGGCAGAAGCCAAGAAG ATATGGGATGACATTTACTCAGGCAAAGTTGAGGAGGACAGTTCTGTGCTCTTAAGATTCCTAGTTATATCATTTGCAGACTTGAAAAAGTGGAGCTTTCATTATTGGTTTGCGTTCCCTGCTTTGGTGCTTGATCCTCCTGCAACTCTAGTTAATTTGAAACCAGCTTCCCAGTGCTTCACTTCTGTAGAG GCTGAATCTGTGTCTAGTGCTTGTAATGAGTGGCGTAGCAAGAGCTCCACAGCAG ATATACCATTCTTTTTGGTGTCTATTGGTTCAAATTCAGTTGCTACTCTCAGGCATCTAAGGGAGTGGGAAACCTGCCAAAATAATGGTCAAAAG ATTCTTTTTGGTTTTTATGACCCTTGTCATCTTCCACATAATCCTGGATGGCCACTTCGCAATTATCTTGCCTATTTCTGCTCAAGGTGGGGCCTTGGAAAGATTCACTTTTTCTGCTACCGCGAAAACCGTGGTTTTGCAGATCTTGGATTGTCCCTTGTTGGAGAAGCTGAAATATCTCTTTCACAAG GAGGGAGGAATCATCAGAACATGCCCAATGTTGTGGGATGGGAACTAAATAAAGGGAAGAAGGGTTTGAGATGCATCAGCCTCGCTAAAACTATGGATCCGACGAG GTTAGCTGTATCAGCTGCtgatttgaacttgaaactAATGAGGTGGCGGACATTGCCGTCATTGAATCTAGAAATGTTGGCTTCCACAAGATGTCTCCTTCTGGGAGCAGGTACCCTCGGATGCCAAGTTGCTCGAATGCTTATG gCATGGGGTGTCCGAAAAATTACATTGGTTGACAGTGGTAAGGTCTCAATGTCTAATCCAATAAGGCAGTCTCTTTATGCGCTTGATGACTGTTTAAATGGTGGCAAATTTAAGGCCGTTGCAGCAGTTGAAAGTCTCAAGCGAATATTTCCAGCAGTG GAAGCAGAAGGAGTTGTGATGGCTATTCCGATGCCTGGACATCCAGTGTCTAGCCAAGAAGAAAGTAATATACTTCAGGACTGCAGACATTTGAGTGATTTGATCAACTCACATGATGCAATCTTTCTATTAACTGATACACGGGAAAGTCGGTGGCTTCCTAGTCTACTTTGTGCTAGTGCTAACAAG ATCACTATTACTGCAGCCTTAGGTTTCGATAGCTTTCTAGTGATGCGTCATGGAGCAGGCCCTTTGGATGCTCTACACAACTCACAAGCTGAAACTTCGAATAAGCTCTCTGCCAGTATGGAGAATCTCTCCCTTTCGAACCAAAAAGAGTCAGTGCGATTGGGATGTTACTTCTGCAATGATGTGGTTGCACCAATTGAT TCAACGGCTAACCGTACCCTGGACCAACAATGTACAGTTACTCGTCCTGGGCTGGCTCCTATTGCATCAGCCCTTGCTGTTGAACTTTTGGTTGGAGTCTTGCATCATCCTTCTGG AATATGTGCCAAAGCTGAGTTTGCAAACTCTAATGATAACGGCAGCACTGAACAACCTCTTGGCATTCTACCTCATCAGATTCGGGGCTCCATATCTCAGTTTTCTCAGATGACACTTGTCGGTCATGCTTCAACTTGTTGCACTGCTTGTTGTAGCACG GTTGTATCAGAATATCGAACGAAAGGGATGGACTTCATACTTCAAGCTATCAATCATCCTACATATCTGGAGGATCTAACCGGACTAACAGAACTCATGAAATCAGCAGGATCTTACACGCTTGACTGGGATAACGATAGTGAAAATGATGAcaacgacgatgatgatgactgTGTAGAAATATAA
- the LOC101246503 gene encoding E3 ubiquitin-protein ligase PUB23-like: MEEIDIPSYFLCPISMEVMRDPVTILTGITYDRQNIEKWLFSCKHTTCPVTNQDLKFKDLTPNHNLRRLIQSWCMLNSSNGIQRMPTPKPQVQRAHVVRILNEAQKNPDMELDCLRRIKSIARVSESNKMCLESAGVVDFLTSIVMKKKEEPEASDEALNILFHLNPSDTELKKLINSHNDNQFLDSLLQFLNNGHVQSRTNAIALLRSTLSMADPAQLIGIQPVYIKGIVCILNDKVSQQATKLALKLLVELCPWGRNRIKAIENGAVFALIELLLDTNERRVCELILTALDHLCTCADGRSELLRHGGGIAIVSKKILRVSHLASDRGVRILYSISKFLATCYSTKVLQEMLQVGIVSKLCLVLQVDVSPKTKEKAKEILRLHSRVWRDSSCIPPHLLSSYP; encoded by the coding sequence ATGGAGGAAATTGATATTCCTTCTTATTTTCTATGTCCAATCTCAATGGAAGTTATGAGGGATCCAGTTACGATATTAACTGGAATAACATATGATCgacaaaatatagaaaaatggTTATtttcatgcaaacacacaactTGTCCTGTCACAAATCAAGATCTAAAATTCAAAGATCTTACTCCAAATCATAATCTACGACGTTTGATTCAATCGTGGTGCATGTTGAATTCTTCAAATGGTATCCAAAGGATGCCAACCCCGAAGCCTCAGGTTCAAAGGGCTCACGTTGTTAGAATATTGAACGAAGCACAAAAAAATCCGGATATGGAGTTAGATTGCCTTAGGAGGATCAAATCAATAGCGCGTGTAAGTGAGAGTAATAAAATGTGTCTAGAGTCAGCAGGGGTAGTTGATTTCTTGACCTCGATTGtgatgaagaaaaaagaagaaccAGAGGCGAGTGATGAAGCTTTGAATATTCTTTTTCATCTAAACCCTTCTGATACTGAGTTGAAAAAGTTGATCAACTCGCATAATGATAATCAATTCTTggattctttacttcaattctTGAATAATGGTCATGTTCAATCGCGAACAAACGCGATAGCCCTATTGAGATCAACCCTTAGTATGGCTGATCCAGCTCAATTAATTGGTATACAACCGGTGTATATCAAGGGTATAGTTTGTATATTAAATGACAAAGTCTCTCAACAAGCAACAAAACTAGCACTAAAGCTCCTAGTTGAATTATGTCCATGGGGAAGAAATAGAATAAAAGCAATTGAAAATGGAGCTGTATTTGCCCTAATTGAACTTCTTCTTGACACAAATGAAAGAAGGGTTTGCGAATTGATACTAACGGCTTTAGATCATCTGTGTACCTGTGCTGATGGGAGGTCGGAGTTGTTGAGACATGGTGGAGGTATAGCCATTGTTTCTAAGAAAATTCTTAGGGTTTCACATTTGGCAAGTGATAGGGGAGTGAGGATCctttattcaatttcaaaatttttagcaACTTGTTATAGTACTAAAGTTCTTCAAGAGATGTTGCAAGTGGGAATTGTGTCAAAGTTGTGTTTGGTTCTTCAAGTGGATGTTAGTCCAAAGACTAAAGAGAAAGCTAAGGAAATTTTAAGGTTACATTCTAGGGTTTGGAGAGATTCTTCTTGTATTCCTCCTCATTTGCTTTCTTCTTATCCTTGA